One genomic segment of Ignavibacteriota bacterium includes these proteins:
- a CDS encoding alpha-2-macroglobulin family protein, with the protein MNFPKITFAVLMILIYSCSFQDSVKVVNFSPEGEIEKATNFTIEFSQDLAPTEKIGEWLTDEFVVFEPKINGKFKWIDPRTLQFSPDFSLDAMQNYTAKISSKVLFNKNLSTDFETFNFNTPHFDVTKAEFFWTQIPNKSYVTSIQSNLYFNYPVQPNELSSHLIITIDGNKISNFEITTTASSNIIAISLGEIKQTTENQNIVVEISKGLKSILGKEGLVENRKFDYELSKITKLDISDVVSGFDGNNGWIDIYLNQTIIKENVDNYILLEPKVEFETQVYDNHIKIITKGQTENTFTLKVKKGLQGLYGGSLDREYERVVSLLNVDPAINFSDKQGKYLMLPGLKNLSANIVNIDAVDIEVSQINKNNIMYFKNNFTNDYWGYYSYDYYLNPHESDDSYGKALYKEKIKLNSSQNWMNTININLEKAITQNEKGIFLIEIISNEERWIKDRKIVAVSDFGIITKKAKNEMIVFVNSISKAEPIEGAKVEIYSTHNTSMLEGVTDKFGVVKFSLENGKNKDESPRIIFVENESDFNYLDLRESYVETSRFDVGGFSDYSDNYKTFIYAERNLYRPGEKINLSGILRNEKMGIISDEPILLKIISPTGKVFEEFPKTLSEQGSFEQSFAMPNYAQTGLYKAELYNGAKKIIGSYNFSVEDFVPDKIRVNFKVDKQKVTPGESVKLNLDSEFLFGAKASQLKYEGEIQFRHTDFVSNKFTNFSFNNYVGENSSISNYTFDGTLDENGQVEINYTTPEKLISGGKISAYAYSSVFDLTGRTVNRVVNFDIFTKNNFIGIKSPDYYLNINQNYNFEIVSVDKDDKPSKSFNGIAKLVRYKWDSVLRKDYDGRNHYTSVKTEIVEWEKEISISGVPSKINVNAKSTGQYELRISEKENPAYYKTEFYVYGWSDLTVSNFDIDKEGKVEIVLDKKNYEPNEKAKVIFKCPFSGKLLLTLERNGIYEYKYLDVKNNSAQTEISLAESYMPNVFISATLFKPHGKESESPFLVGHGYTSISIEKKSNKLPVKIISAEKVKPNSKQEITIKTNPNKNIYVTFAAVDEGILQIKNFETPDAYKMMYANRPLKVESYDLYSLLLPEVISKKSSSGGDDLAQQLKKRVNPVTSKRYNLLSYWSGIKKTNSNGEVKINLQIPQFNGEVRLMALVYDGPKFGSSDKSIKVSDDLILEPEMPRFLSANDKQISNVTLINTTNKKSKVIINATVSGPIEIISDKYRTVEINPNSTATVQFNLSAKNEIGNGKIIFETEGLAKVKEEINIGIRTASPLVVESGSGEIKAGDKLEINLPNYFIKSTQSSTLTISKLPVIKFAKQLKYLLGYPYGCVEQTVSKVFPQLYFGDIAKNINPKLFENNNSIFFVNEGIKKLESMQLYDGSISYWQGSNESNFWGTVYAAHFLVEAKKAGFYVDENVFTKLISYLGRKVKEKNIVDYVTYSNNQKTIIKIAQKEIIYSLYVLTLANKGDISTMNYYKAMPQLLTNDTKYLLAGAFALMEKRNSFAELIPNNFNEEKTERLSGGCFDSNIRANAIMLNVLLEVDPSNLQIPVIVKYLSQNSENIYSTQETAFTFLALGKALKSQTKSDLQVDVISNGKNLGTYKNSDITISNNNLHLGKINLNAKGEGKVYYFWNTEGISTKPDVKIIDSQMKVRRTYYNYRTKNEITNNKFIQGDLIVCKISLTGGQRSAENIVISDLIPAGFENENPRLSTSTNLNWQNKNSMNVQYMDVRDDRLILFTNLKANTTNDFYYMLRVVNKGEYQLPVIGAEAMYDRDYHSFHGDGKIIVE; encoded by the coding sequence ATGAACTTCCCCAAAATAACTTTTGCTGTTTTAATGATTTTAATTTACTCATGTTCATTTCAAGATTCGGTAAAAGTTGTAAATTTTTCTCCCGAAGGAGAAATTGAAAAAGCCACAAATTTTACAATAGAATTTTCGCAAGATTTAGCTCCAACGGAAAAAATTGGTGAATGGCTTACCGACGAATTTGTTGTATTTGAACCAAAAATAAATGGAAAATTTAAATGGATTGATCCAAGAACTTTACAATTTTCTCCAGATTTTTCTCTTGATGCTATGCAAAATTATACTGCAAAAATTTCAAGCAAAGTTTTGTTTAATAAAAATCTCAGCACGGATTTTGAAACTTTTAATTTTAACACACCACATTTTGATGTAACAAAAGCAGAATTTTTCTGGACACAAATTCCAAATAAATCGTATGTAACAAGTATTCAATCAAATCTTTATTTCAATTATCCGGTTCAGCCAAATGAACTTTCATCGCATCTTATAATTACAATTGATGGAAATAAAATTTCTAATTTTGAAATCACCACAACAGCTTCATCAAATATTATTGCAATAAGTTTAGGTGAAATAAAACAAACTACAGAAAATCAAAATATTGTTGTGGAAATTTCAAAAGGATTAAAATCAATTTTAGGAAAAGAAGGTTTAGTTGAAAATAGAAAATTTGATTATGAATTATCAAAAATTACTAAACTTGATATTTCTGATGTTGTTTCCGGATTTGATGGAAACAACGGCTGGATTGATATTTATTTGAATCAAACAATAATAAAAGAAAATGTTGATAATTATATTTTGCTAGAACCAAAAGTAGAATTTGAAACTCAAGTTTATGATAATCACATTAAAATAATTACTAAAGGTCAAACTGAAAATACATTTACTCTAAAAGTGAAAAAAGGTTTGCAAGGCTTGTACGGAGGCTCGCTTGATAGAGAATATGAAAGAGTTGTTTCACTTTTAAATGTTGATCCGGCAATAAATTTTTCCGATAAACAAGGAAAATATTTAATGCTTCCTGGATTGAAAAATCTTTCTGCAAATATTGTAAATATTGATGCAGTCGATATTGAAGTTTCGCAAATTAATAAAAATAATATTATGTATTTCAAAAATAATTTCACAAATGATTATTGGGGATATTACAGTTACGATTATTATTTAAATCCACACGAATCCGATGACAGTTATGGTAAAGCGTTATATAAAGAAAAAATAAAATTAAATTCATCGCAAAATTGGATGAACACAATTAATATAAATTTAGAAAAAGCAATAACCCAAAATGAAAAAGGAATATTTTTAATCGAAATAATTTCTAATGAAGAAAGATGGATTAAGGATAGAAAAATTGTTGCGGTTTCTGATTTTGGAATAATTACAAAAAAAGCAAAAAATGAAATGATTGTTTTTGTTAATTCAATTTCTAAAGCAGAACCAATAGAAGGAGCAAAAGTTGAAATTTATTCAACTCACAATACTTCAATGCTGGAAGGCGTTACGGATAAATTTGGTGTTGTAAAATTTAGTTTAGAAAATGGAAAGAACAAAGATGAATCACCAAGAATAATTTTTGTTGAAAATGAAAGTGATTTTAATTATTTGGATTTACGCGAATCTTATGTTGAAACTTCCAGATTTGATGTTGGCGGTTTTTCTGATTATTCAGATAACTACAAAACATTTATATATGCTGAGAGAAATTTATATCGACCCGGAGAAAAAATTAATTTAAGCGGAATTTTACGAAATGAAAAAATGGGAATAATTTCCGATGAACCCATTTTGCTTAAAATTATTTCACCGACCGGAAAAGTTTTTGAAGAATTTCCAAAAACATTAAGTGAACAAGGATCATTTGAACAATCTTTTGCAATGCCGAATTATGCACAAACCGGATTATACAAAGCTGAACTTTACAATGGTGCTAAAAAAATAATTGGCTCATATAATTTTAGTGTTGAAGATTTTGTTCCAGATAAAATTAGAGTAAACTTTAAAGTCGATAAACAAAAAGTAACTCCGGGTGAATCTGTTAAATTAAATTTGGACTCAGAATTTTTATTCGGTGCAAAAGCTTCACAGCTTAAATACGAAGGAGAAATTCAATTTCGGCATACAGATTTTGTAAGCAATAAATTCACAAATTTTTCATTTAATAATTATGTCGGTGAAAATTCATCAATAAGTAATTATACATTTGATGGAACTTTGGATGAAAATGGTCAAGTTGAAATTAATTATACAACTCCGGAAAAATTAATTAGCGGCGGAAAAATTTCTGCATATGCGTATTCAAGTGTTTTTGATTTGACCGGAAGAACTGTAAATCGCGTTGTTAATTTTGATATCTTCACAAAAAATAATTTTATCGGAATCAAATCACCGGATTATTATTTGAACATAAATCAGAACTATAATTTTGAAATCGTCTCTGTTGATAAAGATGATAAACCATCAAAAAGTTTTAATGGAATTGCAAAATTAGTTAGGTATAAATGGGATTCTGTTTTAAGAAAAGATTACGACGGAAGAAATCATTATACTTCGGTAAAAACAGAAATCGTAGAATGGGAAAAAGAAATATCTATTAGTGGAGTTCCTTCAAAAATAAATGTTAATGCAAAAAGTACCGGACAATATGAATTAAGAATTTCTGAAAAAGAAAATCCCGCATATTACAAAACGGAATTTTATGTTTATGGTTGGTCTGATTTAACGGTTTCAAATTTTGATATTGATAAAGAAGGTAAAGTAGAAATTGTTCTTGATAAAAAAAATTACGAACCAAATGAAAAAGCAAAAGTCATTTTCAAATGCCCATTCTCCGGCAAACTGCTTCTCACATTGGAGAGAAATGGAATTTATGAATATAAATATTTGGATGTAAAAAATAATTCTGCTCAAACTGAAATTAGTTTAGCAGAAAGTTATATGCCGAATGTTTTCATTTCTGCAACATTATTTAAACCTCACGGAAAGGAAAGTGAGTCACCATTTTTAGTTGGACATGGATATACTTCAATCAGCATTGAAAAAAAATCTAATAAATTACCAGTAAAAATTATTTCTGCAGAAAAAGTTAAACCAAATTCTAAACAAGAAATAACAATTAAAACAAATCCGAATAAAAATATTTATGTAACATTTGCTGCTGTTGATGAAGGAATTTTGCAAATCAAAAATTTTGAAACTCCGGATGCTTACAAAATGATGTATGCAAATCGTCCTTTGAAAGTTGAAAGCTACGATCTTTATTCACTTTTATTGCCCGAAGTAATTTCTAAAAAATCTTCTTCCGGCGGAGATGATTTAGCTCAGCAATTGAAAAAGAGAGTAAATCCCGTAACTTCCAAACGCTATAATTTACTTTCTTATTGGAGCGGAATTAAGAAAACAAATTCTAATGGCGAAGTGAAAATTAATTTACAAATTCCACAGTTTAATGGTGAAGTAAGGTTAATGGCTTTGGTCTATGATGGACCTAAATTTGGATCATCTGATAAAAGTATTAAAGTTTCGGATGACTTAATTCTAGAACCGGAAATGCCAAGATTCCTTTCTGCAAATGATAAGCAAATTTCAAATGTTACTTTGATAAATACCACAAATAAAAAAAGTAAAGTTATTATTAATGCAACAGTTTCAGGTCCGATAGAAATTATTTCTGATAAATATAGAACAGTTGAAATAAATCCGAATTCAACTGCAACCGTCCAATTTAATTTGTCAGCAAAAAATGAAATTGGCAATGGAAAAATAATTTTTGAAACAGAAGGATTAGCAAAAGTAAAAGAAGAAATAAATATTGGTATTAGAACAGCTTCACCGTTGGTTGTTGAAAGCGGTTCGGGAGAAATTAAAGCTGGCGATAAACTAGAAATAAATTTGCCAAATTATTTTATTAAATCAACACAAAGTTCAACTCTTACAATTAGTAAACTTCCGGTAATAAAATTTGCAAAACAATTGAAATATCTTCTCGGATATCCTTATGGCTGTGTTGAACAAACTGTGTCTAAGGTTTTTCCTCAATTGTATTTTGGAGATATTGCGAAAAATATTAATCCAAAATTATTTGAAAATAACAATTCTATATTTTTTGTTAATGAAGGAATTAAAAAATTAGAATCAATGCAACTTTATGATGGATCAATTTCTTATTGGCAAGGTTCTAACGAATCAAATTTTTGGGGAACTGTTTATGCAGCTCATTTTTTAGTTGAAGCAAAAAAAGCTGGATTTTATGTTGATGAAAATGTTTTCACAAAATTAATTTCTTACTTGGGAAGAAAAGTTAAAGAAAAAAATATTGTTGATTATGTAACTTATTCGAACAATCAGAAAACAATAATTAAAATTGCACAAAAAGAAATTATTTATTCTTTATATGTTTTAACACTTGCTAACAAAGGCGATATTTCAACTATGAATTACTATAAAGCCATGCCGCAGCTACTAACAAATGATACAAAATATTTATTGGCGGGTGCATTTGCTTTAATGGAAAAGAGAAATTCATTTGCGGAATTAATTCCAAATAATTTTAACGAAGAAAAAACAGAAAGACTTTCCGGAGGATGTTTTGATTCAAACATTAGAGCCAATGCAATTATGTTAAATGTACTATTGGAAGTTGATCCGAGTAATTTACAAATTCCGGTAATTGTAAAATATTTAAGTCAAAATTCTGAAAATATTTATTCAACACAAGAAACTGCATTTACGTTTCTTGCTCTGGGCAAAGCTCTTAAATCGCAGACAAAATCTGATCTGCAAGTTGATGTAATTTCAAATGGTAAAAATCTTGGAACATATAAAAATTCGGATATTACAATTTCCAATAATAATCTTCACTTGGGTAAAATAAATTTAAATGCAAAAGGTGAAGGAAAAGTTTATTACTTCTGGAATACAGAAGGAATAAGTACGAAACCGGATGTGAAAATTATTGATTCACAAATGAAAGTTAGAAGAACATATTATAACTACAGAACTAAAAATGAAATTACAAACAATAAATTTATACAAGGTGATTTGATTGTTTGCAAAATATCTTTAACAGGTGGACAAAGATCAGCCGAAAATATTGTTATATCTGATTTAATTCCAGCCGGATTTGAAAATGAGAATCCTCGACTTTCGACTTCTACAAATCTTAATTGGCAAAATAAAAACAGCATGAATGTTCAGTATATGGATGTGCGCGATGACAGATTAATTCTTTTTACAAATTTAAAAGCAAACACAACAAATGATTTTTATTACATGCTG
- a CDS encoding sigma-54-dependent Fis family transcriptional regulator, whose amino-acid sequence MEIIGKSKQIKDLIDIAHQVAQSDISVLIYGESGVGKDIFAREIHNTSKRANKQLISVNCGAIPEGILESELFGHKKGSFTGAIDDRKGYFEMADKSTLFLDEIAEMPLTTQVKLLRVLETGEFLPLGSETTKKVDVRIIAATNKDLQTEVDSKRFRKDLFFRLKAVTLNIPPLRERREDVVLLINFFLNNYAEHHKIESPNITNESYELLNNYSWPGNIRELKNVIETAAALSKTGILNEDSFTNLLTNPKIEENKNLPIFLQKSTESLDREIILGALIEIKKDLNELKNLAYRSNVPQKSEEANFDLDEIIPITKLEKDAIKKALAFTKDSKRKAANLLGISERTLYRKLKEYGI is encoded by the coding sequence ATGGAAATAATTGGCAAATCCAAACAAATTAAAGATTTAATTGATATTGCACATCAAGTTGCTCAATCTGATATTTCTGTGTTAATTTACGGAGAAAGCGGAGTTGGGAAAGATATATTTGCGCGAGAAATTCACAATACAAGCAAAAGGGCAAATAAGCAATTAATTAGTGTAAATTGCGGAGCAATTCCAGAAGGAATTTTGGAAAGTGAGTTATTTGGACACAAAAAAGGTTCGTTTACCGGAGCGATTGATGACAGAAAAGGTTATTTCGAAATGGCAGATAAAAGTACGCTTTTTCTTGATGAAATTGCGGAAATGCCGCTAACAACTCAAGTAAAACTATTGCGTGTTTTAGAAACTGGTGAATTTTTACCATTGGGAAGTGAAACAACAAAAAAAGTAGACGTTCGTATTATTGCCGCAACCAACAAAGATTTGCAAACGGAAGTTGATTCAAAAAGATTTAGAAAAGATTTATTTTTCAGATTAAAAGCTGTTACTTTAAATATTCCTCCGTTACGTGAAAGAAGAGAAGATGTTGTACTTTTGATCAATTTTTTCTTAAATAATTATGCTGAACATCACAAGATTGAATCTCCAAACATAACAAATGAATCATATGAATTGTTAAATAATTATTCTTGGCCCGGAAATATTAGAGAACTAAAAAATGTTATCGAAACTGCGGCAGCGTTAAGCAAAACCGGAATTTTAAATGAAGATTCGTTTACTAATTTATTAACAAATCCTAAAATTGAAGAAAATAAAAATCTTCCAATATTTTTACAGAAATCTACAGAATCTTTGGATAGAGAAATAATTTTGGGAGCTTTAATCGAAATTAAAAAAGATTTAAATGAGCTTAAAAATTTAGCATATAGAAGTAATGTTCCGCAAAAATCTGAAGAAGCAAATTTTGATTTGGATGAAATAATTCCGATTACAAAACTTGAAAAAGATGCAATAAAAAAAGCTTTAGCATTTACAAAAGATAGTAAAAGAAAAGCCGCAAATTTATTGGGAATTAGCGAAAGAACTCTTTACAGAAAGTTAAAAGAATACGGAATCTAA
- a CDS encoding LptE family protein: protein MLKKVNKYKSIILLSFITIVLSSCAYSFTGSSVPNHLKTIAIPFAVDRSGSGEPNMADNFTSTLIEKFISDNSLAITDKSKSDALLDCTINSISESPNIIQGGETVSTIRLTINARVIYKDFVMKKTVFEKSFSDYADYSNTGDVYTNRNNAITEAIEKLSEEILLAVVSDW, encoded by the coding sequence ATGTTAAAAAAAGTAAATAAATATAAAAGTATAATATTATTAAGTTTCATTACAATAGTTTTATCAAGTTGCGCTTATTCATTCACCGGAAGTTCTGTTCCCAATCATCTAAAAACAATTGCAATTCCTTTTGCCGTAGATAGAAGTGGATCCGGCGAACCAAACATGGCTGATAATTTTACCAGCACTTTGATTGAAAAATTTATTTCAGATAATTCGCTTGCAATAACAGATAAATCAAAATCGGATGCACTTTTAGATTGTACAATCAACTCAATTTCTGAATCTCCAAATATTATTCAAGGCGGAGAAACTGTTTCAACAATAAGATTAACAATTAATGCAAGAGTTATTTATAAAGATTTTGTGATGAAAAAAACAGTTTTTGAGAAAAGTTTTTCGGATTACGCAGATTATTCAAATACCGGAGATGTTTATACAAATAGAAATAATGCAATTACAGAAGCAATAGAAAAATTATCGGAAGAAATTTTACTTGCTGTTGTATCTGATTGGTAA
- a CDS encoding SPOR domain-containing protein, producing MKNLIKIILLVFSTQTFAQNVDIIPQLKMIEQGKIDEAKENLEFFKKKNANDPNVIFLQAVLTENGEESQKLYELVYSTFPNSKFADAALFRSFSYFYAIGLYKKAETLKALLNKEYPDSPYLKNTDRSFIQDDEMILVENKPYNKKSAANKKYTIQAGAFGNLQNAQELKNKFIQKGLISNISQKNVNNLQLHVVTVGEFSSQSDAEVLQKRLKTEFSVDGKIREIE from the coding sequence ATGAAAAATTTGATTAAGATAATTTTATTAGTTTTTTCTACTCAAACATTTGCACAAAATGTTGATATAATTCCGCAATTAAAAATGATTGAACAAGGAAAAATTGATGAAGCGAAAGAAAATTTGGAGTTCTTCAAAAAGAAAAATGCAAATGATCCAAATGTAATTTTTCTTCAAGCGGTTTTAACGGAAAATGGAGAAGAATCACAAAAACTTTATGAATTAGTCTATTCAACTTTTCCAAACAGTAAATTTGCCGATGCAGCTTTGTTCAGAAGTTTCTCATATTTTTATGCAATCGGCCTATATAAAAAAGCTGAAACTCTGAAAGCTTTGCTCAACAAAGAATATCCAGATTCACCTTATCTAAAAAATACAGATAGAAGTTTTATTCAAGATGATGAAATGATTCTAGTTGAAAATAAACCATATAATAAAAAATCTGCAGCAAATAAAAAATATACAATTCAAGCTGGTGCTTTTGGAAATTTACAAAATGCTCAAGAGTTAAAAAATAAATTTATACAGAAAGGTTTAATATCAAATATTTCTCAAAAAAATGTAAATAATTTACAGCTTCATGTTGTTACCGTTGGAGAGTTTTCTTCACAATCAGATGCCGAAGTTTTGCAAAAAAGATTGAAAACAGAATTTTCTGTGGATGGAAAAATTAGAGAAATTGAATAG
- a CDS encoding glycosyltransferase, with product MVLDEIILIIYILTMVVLLVFASHGVIMLYYYRKFISNVPEPSEVENFDKKVTIQLPLYNEQYVTERLIDSVCKIDYPKNLMEIQVLDDSTDMTVDLVKKIVEQKQKEGFDIKQVRRSNRKGYKAGALKEGLESATGELIAIFDADFVPKPDFLKKTLKYFTNPKIGMVQTRWEHINEDYSILTRIQALALNGHFVMEQPIRNRAGFFINFNGTGGVWRKECILDAGNWNDDTITEDLDLSYRAQLNGWKFIYLKDFTTPAELPSEMNALKAQQFRWTKGAIETAKKLLPMVWKSKIPFRTKIQSTFHLTNNIVFPFILIAGILNVPLVFIKNSGPYAIFFNFMSVFVLAFISSFLFYLYAQKDVYTDWRKKMALFPIFMAGSMGFAVNNSRAVFEGLMDRKSEFVRTPKFKIVEKSDKIKKNESYLSSNKINSTIMVEIILAVYCLIGVVASLYFFEIAALPFHLMFFLGFSSVAGLSIKHALENKS from the coding sequence ATGGTTTTAGACGAAATTATTTTAATTATTTACATTCTTACAATGGTTGTTCTGCTTGTATTTGCAAGTCACGGTGTAATTATGCTTTATTATTACAGAAAGTTTATTTCCAACGTTCCGGAACCTTCTGAAGTAGAAAATTTTGATAAAAAAGTTACAATTCAACTTCCACTCTATAATGAACAATATGTTACGGAAAGATTAATTGATTCTGTTTGCAAAATAGATTATCCTAAAAATTTGATGGAAATTCAAGTTCTTGATGATTCTACAGATATGACAGTTGATCTTGTTAAGAAAATTGTTGAGCAAAAACAAAAAGAAGGTTTTGATATTAAGCAAGTTAGAAGAAGTAATAGAAAAGGTTACAAAGCCGGAGCTTTGAAAGAAGGATTAGAATCGGCAACGGGTGAATTAATTGCAATTTTTGATGCTGATTTTGTTCCAAAACCGGATTTCTTGAAAAAGACTTTAAAATATTTTACAAATCCTAAAATTGGAATGGTTCAAACTCGTTGGGAACATATTAATGAAGATTACTCAATTTTAACTCGAATTCAAGCTTTGGCGTTAAACGGACATTTTGTGATGGAACAACCAATTAGAAACAGAGCCGGATTTTTTATCAATTTTAACGGAACCGGCGGAGTTTGGAGAAAAGAGTGCATTTTAGATGCCGGTAACTGGAATGACGATACAATTACTGAAGATTTAGATTTAAGTTACAGAGCACAATTAAACGGATGGAAATTTATTTATTTAAAAGATTTTACAACTCCGGCTGAATTACCTTCGGAAATGAATGCCTTAAAAGCTCAACAATTCAGATGGACAAAAGGTGCAATCGAAACCGCAAAAAAATTATTGCCAATGGTTTGGAAATCTAAAATTCCATTCAGAACAAAAATTCAATCAACTTTTCACTTAACCAATAATATTGTTTTTCCATTTATTCTTATTGCCGGAATTTTAAACGTTCCGCTTGTATTTATTAAAAATAGCGGACCTTACGCAATATTTTTTAATTTTATGTCCGTTTTTGTTTTAGCATTTATCAGCTCATTTTTATTTTATCTATATGCACAAAAAGATGTTTACACCGATTGGAGAAAAAAAATGGCACTTTTCCCAATATTTATGGCTGGAAGTATGGGATTTGCAGTAAACAATTCGCGTGCGGTTTTTGAAGGGTTAATGGATAGAAAAAGTGAATTTGTTAGAACACCAAAATTCAAAATTGTTGAAAAATCAGACAAAATAAAAAAGAACGAAAGTTATCTTTCATCTAATAAAATAAATTCTACGATAATGGTTGAAATTATTCTAGCTGTTTACTGTTTAATTGGCGTTGTTGCATCACTATACTTTTTTGAAATTGCAGCATTACCATTTCACTTAATGTTTTTCTTGGGATTTTCATCTGTTGCCGGATTATCAATAAAACATGCTTTAGAAAATAAATCTTAA
- the miaB gene encoding tRNA (N6-isopentenyl adenosine(37)-C2)-methylthiotransferase MiaB codes for MQKSNVYIETYGCQMNLADTEIVQGILSTKGYDLTNNINNADVVLLNTCSIRENAEQRIYGRLGNFKTLKSEKPNLVIGILGCMAERLRDDLINDKKMVDLVVGPDEYRRLPEFIDFAFSGEKGIGVKLSKTETYDDLIPFRANDDGLSAWISVMRGCDKFCTFCVVPFTRGRERSRTLESVIKEVEQLSNQGYKEITLLGQNVNSYNDNGLDFADLLSAVAIVDRKIRVRFSTSHPQDFSDKLLYTISEHPNLCNYIHLPVQSGSNRILDLMNRTYTIEHYLNIIEKARKIIPGVTFSTDIISGFPTETYEDHLATLEVMRNVRYDGAYMFKYSPREGTKAFKMIDDVDEETKSKRLSEIIDQQQKISYEINQDLIGKEEEILIEGFSKKSNEFLAGRTDTNKVVIIPSQENIFKGDYIKVKINKATSGTLFADVVTKVDFSNEEKHKIA; via the coding sequence TTGCAAAAAAGTAATGTCTATATTGAAACTTACGGATGCCAAATGAATTTGGCCGATACGGAAATTGTTCAAGGAATTTTATCAACAAAAGGTTATGATTTAACAAATAATATAAATAATGCGGATGTAGTTTTATTAAATACTTGCAGCATTAGAGAAAATGCGGAACAAAGAATTTACGGCAGATTAGGAAACTTTAAAACTCTGAAATCGGAAAAACCAAATTTGGTAATTGGAATTTTGGGCTGCATGGCTGAAAGATTGCGCGATGATTTAATTAACGATAAAAAAATGGTTGATTTGGTTGTTGGTCCCGATGAATACAGACGTTTACCTGAATTTATTGATTTTGCTTTTTCCGGAGAAAAAGGAATTGGTGTTAAACTTTCCAAAACTGAAACTTATGATGATTTAATTCCGTTCAGAGCCAATGACGATGGGCTTTCTGCGTGGATTTCTGTAATGCGCGGATGTGATAAATTCTGCACATTTTGTGTTGTTCCATTTACTCGAGGAAGAGAACGAAGCCGAACTTTAGAATCAGTAATTAAAGAAGTTGAACAGCTTTCAAATCAAGGATATAAAGAAATTACTTTACTCGGACAAAATGTAAATTCGTATAATGATAATGGTTTGGATTTCGCGGATTTACTTTCCGCTGTTGCAATTGTTGATAGAAAAATTCGTGTGAGATTTTCAACTTCTCATCCGCAAGATTTTTCCGATAAATTACTTTATACAATTTCCGAACATCCGAATTTGTGCAATTATATTCATCTTCCGGTTCAGTCCGGCTCAAATAGAATTTTGGATTTAATGAACCGAACTTACACTATTGAACATTATCTTAACATAATTGAAAAAGCTAGGAAAATAATTCCGGGTGTTACATTTTCTACAGATATTATTTCCGGATTTCCGACAGAAACTTATGAAGATCATTTAGCAACTTTGGAAGTAATGAGAAATGTTAGATATGACGGAGCTTATATGTTTAAATATTCTCCGCGGGAAGGAACCAAAGCTTTTAAAATGATTGACGATGTTGATGAGGAAACTAAATCAAAAAGATTAAGTGAAATTATTGATCAACAGCAAAAAATTTCTTATGAAATAAATCAAGATTTAATTGGTAAAGAAGAGGAAATTTTGATTGAAGGATTCAGTAAAAAATCAAATGAATTTCTTGCCGGAAGAACCGATACAAATAAAGTTGTAATAATTCCGTCACAAGAAAATATTTTTAAAGGTGATTACATAAAAGTGAAAATTAATAAAGCAACATCGGGAACATTATTTGCAGATGTTGTTACAAAAGTAGATTTTTCTAATGAAGAAAAACATAAGATTGCATAA